The window GCCGGATGGTCGAGGGAAAGAGAGGACATCAGTAGGCTTGTCTTTGCGGCGGAAACGCCGGTTCAGGTCGCGCAGGCGTTTGTTGGTAGCGATCAGAATATCGACTTCGCCCTGGACCTCCGCGAGTTTTTGCGCGCGTCGGGCAAAGCGCTGGAGCTGCGCAGCGCTTACGCTGCGGGGAGAAGCGCCGGAGATAGGTGGATCGAAAATTACCATCGTCGGACCGTGCAATGTGAAACAAGCAAATTGGAAAACATGGCCGTCAAAACAAAGCGGGAGGGCCAGCCGCCCTCCCGCCAATATTCTACTAAATTGCTACTGTTGCAGAGGGGGCTCGTTGGGCTCCTGCTGCGGCTGCACCTCGCGCGGCAGTTCCAGCGACATTTGCTGGCTGCGCGACCGTTCGTCGTAAGCGCGGACGATGCGCTGGACGAGGTGATGGCGGACGACGTCTTCCTCAGTAAAATAGTTGAAGAAAATTCCTTCCACGGGCTTGAGCACATCCGCGGCCTCAAGCAGGCCGCTGCGCTTGGCGTTAGGCAGGTCAATCTGCGTTACGTCGCCGGTGATTACTGCCTTGGAGTTGAAGCCCATGCGCGTCACAAACATCTTCATTTGTTCAGGTGTCGTGTTCTGGGCTTCGTCCAGGATGATGAATGAATCATTCAGCGTGCGACCGCGCATAAAAGCAATCGGCGCAATCTCAATCACGTTCTTTTCCAGGAATCGATCAACCCTCTCCGGCTCCATGAGGTCATACAGCGCGTCATACAGCGGACGCAAATACGGATCGACTTTCTCCTGCAGAGTTCCGGGCAGAAAGCCCAGACGCTCACCGGCTTCCACCGCGGGCCGCGCCAGGATGATCCTGTTTACCTTCTTCGCGTTGAGTGCCGACACAGCCATCGCCACGGCCAGGTACGTCTTGCCCGTTCCTGCCGGCCCGATGCCAAACACCATGTCATATTTTTCAATGGCGTCAATATAGCGACGCTGATTCATGCTCTTAGGCTGCACCTGCCGCTTGCCAAACGACCGCTGCTTTCCCGCCTCAGCCATGCCACGCAGCGTCGCCGTCGAGTCGGCCACCACAACGCGCAGCATTGAACTCAAATCAGCGTCAGTAAATTCCTGCCCAGTACTGCCCAGGTGATCAAAGTCGGTAAAGATCTGCTCAGCGCGGGCCACGTCCCGGGCGGCGCCTTCCAGTTGTACGGAATCGGATTTCAGGTCAATGTTTACGTTCAGGCCGCTCTCCATCAGCAGGAGATTCTCATCGCGGATACCAAACAGCTTCTGTATATTCGGGACGATTTCTATATTTTTCTTCATTCAGTTTTTTGGGGTTACCCTCTCATGGCGCACTAGTCGCCAGACTCCGTGCTCGCGCACAGAGAACATAAGATTGCTTTGTGCATGGAAACGCAGGATCGTTGGCCCACCGGAACGCGGAGGTAATACCATTGGCCTGAGAGTACCGCCGTTATTTGCCCAAGTCAACAAAGTTCATGCGGCTTTTACACCACTTTAACATTAGATGCTCGACGGCCGCTTTCGGCAGCAGAATTAAGCATCCAGCGCCTCCGCCCTTTTCCCATTTCCGATGTCCAGGTTGACGTGGTTTACGGGGTTATTCTCTCTGCGTATGTCTCTTAGTTCCGATTTCCAAATTGACGTGGCTAGGACAGGCGCTAATCCCTCTACATCTCTCTTAAGTTCGATCTCCAGGTTGACTTAACTTACGACGTTTAATTTCTCCGCGTCCTCTCATCTCGTTTTTCCACTGACGTCTGACCGCTCCGGCTGCTCATCTTAGCCACAAACCTTAGAGACAATTCGTATATATCCCAACCACTACCGGCTTGGACTTCACATTGCCCGCTTTATCCAGATTGACCCTGAGTCCAATCAACGCTTCGTCGGTTCCACATCCTGTCGGCGAGCATCCCGTGGTGTAAATCGTCCCGGTTGCACTGGAACGATCAAAGGTAATTGGAAACTTATTTTCTGCGAAGAACCGGACTACATCCTCCTTCTTCGTGCCAATTTTCAATTGTTCGAGCGCCGCTCGCTCCAGCGACTTCACTCGTGCCTGATAAGCAACACCGCGTTGCTTGCAGACCGTTGACCTGTAGCGGCATCCTGTTATCAACCAGCACACAATCAGCACTGAAATCGAAGTCAACACTGCTCTTTTCGTGCCATTCATGCCGCTCATTCTAAGTCCTTCTTTGTTCCTGATCTGCGGCCATCTGCGTAATCTGCGGCGAACTGGCTTGCCCTTCTGCCTAATCCGCGGCAAGCCCTCCCCCGCTCCCGCCATTGACCCAACCGCATAAACCCAAGTAAAATAGCATCTTCGGCTTGACCCTCCGAAAAACTCTTTATTTTGATAGGAACCATACAGTCACAATGGCAAATCATTTTTCTGCGCTCAAGCGTGCGCGCCAAACCACCAAACGCACGGAAGACAACCGCTCTAACACCTCCCGTCTGCGCACCGCGCTGCGCAAGCTGCGTGAGACCCTCGCCACCGGCGACTCCAAGGCGGCGAATGAAGCCTTCGGCAACACCGTTTCCATGATCGATAAAGCCGTGAAAAAGGGCGTCATCCACAAGAACACCGGCTCACGGTATAAATCCCGCCTTAGTGCCCGCGTGGCCGCGGTCAAAAAGTAGATTTTCGCGAGTAGCTCCGGTCTATTGGTTTAACCGGTTCTTTCTCCTCATAAGGAACCAATCAATGACCAATAAGCATGAACCTGAAAATGCGATCCGTCCTGAAGACGCTGCAGCGCTCACCAAGGATACGCGCGAGAAGCCGGGCATAACAAAACGTGAGTTGACCGCCGGTGAGCGCAATCATGAATTGCTGCCCCAGCCGCTGGTAAAGATCGTAAACTACAAAACTGGTGACGTTACCCAGGCATCGCTGGCGCAACTCAACCAGCAGATGCGCGCGTTTCGCAAGGTCATCCTGCTTATTGAGGACCAGCCCGCTTTTTCTGACACTTGTACCAGGGCCCTGCATGAGCTCGGTTATGACGGCGTACAGCTGATCACCCGTGTACAGGAAGCTGAGAACCATCTCGACGATATAGTGTCGAACCTGACCGAAGCGCCCGCAGCCATCGTCCTGGATCTGGGCCTTGGCCTGGATAGCGGCTTTACTCTGTTGCGCAAATGCCATGCTGAGCCTCGGTTGCAGCAGGTTCCCATTCTGGTCTGGACGAAACATACTGATGATCTTTCAAGAACGTTCAGCAACTATCTTGGAGCCAAGGACTTTCTGGTGAAATCCGGCGATCCCCAGCAACTGCGGGATGCCCTGAAACGGCTCATGACCCCAAACGCGGCCCCAAAATCTCAACCTGCCTGAGCCACCCGGTCTGCAGCGCATTCCGCAGG is drawn from Terriglobia bacterium and contains these coding sequences:
- a CDS encoding PhoH family protein encodes the protein MKKNIEIVPNIQKLFGIRDENLLLMESGLNVNIDLKSDSVQLEGAARDVARAEQIFTDFDHLGSTGQEFTDADLSSMLRVVVADSTATLRGMAEAGKQRSFGKRQVQPKSMNQRRYIDAIEKYDMVFGIGPAGTGKTYLAVAMAVSALNAKKVNRIILARPAVEAGERLGFLPGTLQEKVDPYLRPLYDALYDLMEPERVDRFLEKNVIEIAPIAFMRGRTLNDSFIILDEAQNTTPEQMKMFVTRMGFNSKAVITGDVTQIDLPNAKRSGLLEAADVLKPVEGIFFNYFTEEDVVRHHLVQRIVRAYDERSRSQQMSLELPREVQPQQEPNEPPLQQ
- the rpsT gene encoding 30S ribosomal protein S20; protein product: MANHFSALKRARQTTKRTEDNRSNTSRLRTALRKLRETLATGDSKAANEAFGNTVSMIDKAVKKGVIHKNTGSRYKSRLSARVAAVKK
- a CDS encoding response regulator, whose product is MTNKHEPENAIRPEDAAALTKDTREKPGITKRELTAGERNHELLPQPLVKIVNYKTGDVTQASLAQLNQQMRAFRKVILLIEDQPAFSDTCTRALHELGYDGVQLITRVQEAENHLDDIVSNLTEAPAAIVLDLGLGLDSGFTLLRKCHAEPRLQQVPILVWTKHTDDLSRTFSNYLGAKDFLVKSGDPQQLRDALKRLMTPNAAPKSQPA